A single Microbacterium sp. YJN-G DNA region contains:
- a CDS encoding helix-turn-helix transcriptional regulator, producing the protein MSRKKIVMTVQAADAARILGQQIRLGRHARRMTAAQLAELIDVSPRTMTLIERGDAAVSLGHVLNAAVAAGVPLFDITDPRTLARTRQQGEQALTLIPSNVRNRREQAIDDDF; encoded by the coding sequence ATGAGTAGGAAGAAGATTGTGATGACGGTGCAGGCCGCTGACGCTGCTCGTATCCTCGGGCAACAGATCCGACTCGGTCGGCATGCTCGCCGCATGACAGCGGCTCAGCTTGCGGAGCTCATCGATGTGTCCCCGCGGACAATGACGCTTATCGAGCGTGGCGACGCTGCCGTCTCGCTCGGACATGTCCTCAATGCCGCCGTGGCGGCCGGGGTGCCACTCTTCGACATCACGGACCCGAGGACCCTTGCTCGCACCCGCCAACAGGGCGAGCAGGCCCTTACGCTCATTCCTTCCAACGTCCGAAACCGACGAGAACAGGCAATCGACGATGACTTCTGA
- a CDS encoding RNA-guided endonuclease InsQ/TnpB family protein translates to MRADARARKRGKHDGPVAVRRYSYRIYPELEAAENLRRVFGSCRFVYNSYIALARERYAAGGKHPSGYDAAKTLVTEARKSPNTAWLAEVSHTALSAAVHDAADAYRRFFDSAAGKIQGRRVGRLRFKSRRTSRKSARFAEDSFTIRGGWQNTRRGGGALHLANIDQDIPVNWHRPLPGYPSAVTVREDPDGEFWVSFIVRVPVEASKQPTRRPRAAGIDVGLNDYAAISYSDGTREKIANPRHYRAAEATLRRADKYLSRKTPGSHNYAKAKRARARAHRRVANLREDHARQLASKLSRENQTVVIETLNIAGMANTNMAKSINDAGWGQFLRFLEEACTRKGVDLIKAPRFYASTQICSVCCESGGKKPLNIRTWQCDSCGVSLDRDYNAATNILAAGPAVYACGRDVRLQLAEAVPDEAGSHRSEASTGVSRRRKRAAGRRVQASSDPRKIKGFRGVVESRGA, encoded by the coding sequence ATGCGCGCTGACGCGCGTGCCCGGAAGCGCGGCAAACACGACGGCCCCGTCGCTGTCCGCCGATACAGCTATCGGATCTACCCAGAGCTCGAGGCGGCCGAGAACCTTCGACGTGTGTTCGGATCGTGCCGCTTCGTCTACAACTCGTACATCGCGCTCGCCCGAGAGCGGTACGCCGCAGGCGGAAAGCACCCGAGCGGCTACGACGCGGCGAAGACCCTCGTCACCGAGGCACGGAAGAGCCCGAACACTGCCTGGCTTGCCGAGGTGTCCCACACAGCCCTGTCGGCAGCCGTGCATGACGCCGCCGATGCGTACCGGCGCTTCTTCGATTCGGCAGCCGGCAAGATCCAGGGCCGACGCGTCGGACGCCTGCGGTTCAAGTCGCGGCGCACCTCGCGCAAGTCTGCTCGCTTTGCCGAGGATTCGTTCACGATCCGAGGCGGATGGCAGAACACCCGTCGCGGAGGAGGCGCGCTTCACCTCGCGAACATCGACCAGGACATCCCTGTCAACTGGCATCGCCCGCTTCCCGGGTACCCGAGCGCCGTGACCGTGCGCGAGGATCCCGACGGGGAGTTCTGGGTGTCGTTCATCGTCCGCGTTCCGGTCGAAGCCTCGAAGCAGCCGACCCGTCGTCCTCGGGCGGCCGGCATTGACGTCGGCCTGAACGACTACGCCGCGATCTCCTACTCCGACGGCACCCGCGAGAAGATCGCGAACCCCCGTCATTACCGTGCCGCGGAAGCGACACTGCGTCGCGCCGACAAGTACCTCTCCCGGAAGACTCCCGGGAGCCACAACTACGCGAAGGCGAAGCGAGCGCGAGCTCGTGCACATCGTCGCGTGGCAAACCTCCGTGAGGACCATGCCCGTCAGCTCGCCTCGAAGCTCAGCCGTGAGAACCAAACGGTCGTCATCGAGACACTGAACATCGCAGGCATGGCGAACACGAACATGGCCAAGAGCATCAACGATGCCGGCTGGGGACAGTTCCTCCGGTTCCTCGAAGAGGCGTGCACCCGCAAGGGGGTCGACCTCATCAAGGCTCCAAGGTTCTATGCCTCGACACAGATCTGCTCGGTCTGCTGTGAGAGCGGCGGTAAGAAACCGCTCAACATCCGCACCTGGCAGTGCGACTCCTGTGGGGTCAGCCTGGACCGCGACTACAACGCCGCGACCAACATCCTTGCCGCGGGGCCCGCGGTCTACGCCTGTGGACGAGACGTCAGACTTCAGCTCGCTGAAGCAGTCCCGGATGAAGCAGGAAGCCACCGATCCGAGGCGTCCACGGGCGTATCTCGCAGGCGGAAACGTGCCGCTGGCCGGCGCGTGCAGGCAAGTTCAGATCCGCGGAAAATCAAGGGTTTCCGGGGTGTCGTGGAAAGTCGGGGAGCTTAG
- a CDS encoding MBL fold metallo-hydrolase codes for MSTSVTLVGGPTAVLNIGGVRIITDPTFDAPQTYHHPIAGPVVKNAAPAFTPEELGQIDIALASHEHIDNLDVSGRGFLTMVPLAYTTEEVASNFGPNVVGLAEHEARTVPLPDGGELTITALPAKHGPEGVWEALGPVIGFHLAGPGLPSVYVSGDNSQMDVVDDIVDRYGPVDIAVLFVGGAKFDVIADGSYITLSNELALEAAQRLQAKKVVAIHEDSWAHFSQNAEQIREVFAAAGLGDAIVALHPGDTVSLD; via the coding sequence ATGTCCACTTCAGTCACTCTTGTTGGCGGGCCTACCGCCGTTCTCAACATCGGTGGAGTTCGAATCATCACCGACCCGACGTTCGATGCGCCTCAGACCTATCATCACCCCATCGCCGGGCCGGTTGTGAAGAACGCCGCTCCCGCCTTCACGCCAGAGGAGCTCGGGCAGATCGACATCGCACTGGCATCTCACGAGCACATCGATAACCTCGATGTCAGCGGCCGCGGATTCCTCACGATGGTGCCGCTCGCGTATACGACGGAGGAGGTTGCGTCGAACTTCGGGCCGAACGTTGTCGGCTTGGCGGAGCATGAGGCGCGCACCGTGCCACTCCCGGACGGCGGGGAATTGACCATTACTGCCCTGCCGGCCAAGCACGGCCCGGAGGGGGTGTGGGAGGCGCTCGGCCCGGTCATCGGTTTTCATCTGGCCGGCCCTGGGCTTCCGTCCGTGTACGTCAGCGGTGACAACTCGCAGATGGATGTCGTGGACGACATCGTCGACCGGTACGGGCCTGTGGACATCGCTGTGCTGTTCGTCGGCGGGGCAAAGTTCGACGTCATCGCCGACGGGAGCTACATCACACTCAGTAACGAGCTGGCGTTGGAGGCAGCTCAGCGGCTTCAGGCGAAGAAGGTAGTGGCCATCCACGAGGACTCCTGGGCTCACTTCAGCCAGAACGCCGAGCAGATCCGTGAGGTTTTCGCGGCCGCCGGCCTAGGCGATGCCATCGTCGCTCTCCACCCCGGCGATACCGTCAGCCTCGATTGA
- a CDS encoding PAS domain-containing protein, translating into MTTSVQPPDFERLFNAINAQYIAVDPDLRVVAATDSFLAATLKERASSIGKHILDVFPDNPDDPTANGTEVLRRSLEEVLHTGQSLVLQPQRYDMKRSDGSYEERYWQPHNEPVLDDEGNVIYVLHGAEDVTAQTLSARNS; encoded by the coding sequence ATGACAACGTCCGTCCAGCCGCCTGACTTCGAGCGTCTGTTCAACGCCATCAACGCGCAGTACATCGCCGTCGACCCGGACTTGCGGGTGGTCGCGGCGACCGACTCATTCCTCGCCGCAACGTTGAAGGAGCGCGCGAGTTCCATCGGGAAGCACATTCTCGATGTCTTCCCCGACAACCCGGACGACCCCACCGCGAACGGCACGGAGGTGCTCCGTCGCTCCCTCGAGGAGGTTCTGCACACCGGTCAGTCGCTGGTGCTCCAACCGCAGAGGTATGACATGAAGCGCTCGGACGGCTCGTATGAGGAGCGCTATTGGCAGCCCCACAACGAGCCGGTACTCGATGACGAAGGAAACGTCATCTACGTCCTCCACGGTGCGGAGGATGTCACCGCCCAGACCCTGTCCGCACGCAACAGCTGA
- a CDS encoding pyruvate, water dikinase regulatory protein has protein sequence MLESSAPRAVFFVSDSTGITAETLGNALLSNFPGFAFTRRTVSFVETLQEAAAVVELVEAAAASGPPPIVFVTAKNPEIGLAFASVPAVLIDLLRGHLTSIEATLGASASPESGRYHSLADTDRYFTRIKAIEYTIEHDDGQSFRRLDRADVIIIAPSRCGKTPTSLYLALQHGVHVANYPLTDDDLPGDELPPEIRPYALKCFGLTTTPQRLSQVRHERRPESHYASLTQCTTEIRRAEHLYRSAGIPFLNSSAKSVEEMSAVVIQTLNLR, from the coding sequence ATGCTTGAGTCCTCCGCTCCCCGGGCGGTGTTCTTCGTGTCCGACAGCACTGGGATCACCGCGGAGACACTGGGAAACGCGCTGTTGTCGAACTTCCCTGGCTTTGCTTTCACGCGAAGGACGGTGTCCTTCGTGGAGACCCTGCAGGAAGCCGCAGCCGTTGTTGAACTCGTAGAAGCGGCCGCCGCGTCGGGCCCGCCGCCCATCGTCTTCGTCACCGCGAAGAATCCTGAGATCGGTCTGGCTTTCGCGAGCGTTCCCGCAGTTCTCATCGATCTGCTCCGCGGGCACCTGACCAGCATCGAAGCAACGCTCGGGGCGTCAGCATCTCCGGAATCAGGCCGGTATCACTCCCTTGCCGACACCGACCGGTACTTCACTCGGATCAAAGCCATCGAATACACCATCGAGCACGACGACGGCCAGAGCTTCCGCAGGCTTGACCGCGCGGACGTCATCATCATCGCGCCGAGCCGGTGCGGGAAAACCCCCACCTCGTTGTACCTTGCGCTGCAGCACGGGGTCCACGTCGCCAACTATCCGCTCACTGACGACGACTTGCCAGGCGACGAGCTGCCGCCCGAGATCCGCCCATACGCCTTGAAGTGCTTCGGCCTCACCACCACACCCCAACGGCTCAGTCAGGTCCGACACGAGCGTCGACCGGAATCTCATTACGCCAGCCTCACCCAGTGCACCACAGAGATTCGCAGAGCGGAGCACCTTTACCGCAGCGCGGGCATCCCTTTTCTCAACTCTTCCGCGAAGAGCGTCGAAGAGATGTCCGCCGTCGTGATCCAAACCCTCAACCTGCGTTAG
- the ppsA gene encoding phosphoenolpyruvate synthase, with product MTNVLWFHQVGMSDLGRVGGKNASLGEMVSHLTDLGVRVPRGFATTADAYREFIAHGSLGATIADVIARTDVDNVTELARIGADIRRLVLAHPLPQKLENDIRGAYEELVTSDPEPRSVTWAVRSSATAEDLPDASFAGQQETYLNVGGIDNILDAIRAVFASLYNDRAIAYRAHHGFDSADVAISAGVQRMVRSDLGASGVMFTVDTESGFDEAVFITSSYGLGEAVVQGAVNPDEFFVSKPVLREGRPAILRRSVGEKATAMRYTDRVDAGKSTAFVPVPEWARREFSITDTEVKELARLALTIEEHYGRPMDIEWAKDGIDGHLYILQARPETVVSRATGNVLTRFTLQGPGEILTEGRAIGQRIGAGTTRVLDSVDDMQDFQAGDVLVADMTDPDWEPIMKRAAAIVTNRGGRTCHAAIIARELGIPAVVGTGNATTVLNDGTDVTVSCAEGDTGFVYAGIIDFDEEVTELDHMPPTPTRIMMNVGTPDQAFAFSRLPHHGVGLARLEFIINRQIGIHPKALLDHKTLPSVLRQEVDERIAAYPSPREFFIRRVAEGVATIAAAFAPEPVIVRLSDFKSNEYANLLGGELYEPKEENPMLGYRGASRYISDDFRDCFAMECEALRFVRDEMGLRNVQVMVPFVRTLEEAATVTDLLASNGLRRGENDLKVMMMCELPSNAVLADDFLEFFDGFSIGSNDMTQLTLGLDRDSGIVAASFDERDPAVLKMLSLAITACKARGKYVGVCGQGPSDHPELAQWLVEQGVDSMSLNPDTVVQTWLKMSDLQWVPA from the coding sequence ATGACCAATGTTCTGTGGTTCCATCAGGTCGGGATGTCCGACCTGGGCCGAGTGGGAGGGAAAAACGCCTCACTCGGCGAGATGGTGTCGCACCTCACCGATCTGGGAGTTCGGGTGCCCCGCGGTTTCGCCACGACTGCTGACGCCTACCGGGAGTTCATCGCTCACGGATCGCTCGGGGCCACCATCGCGGATGTCATCGCTCGAACCGACGTCGACAACGTCACGGAGCTCGCGCGAATCGGGGCGGACATCCGCCGTCTCGTCCTTGCCCACCCGCTCCCTCAGAAGCTCGAGAACGACATCCGGGGAGCGTACGAAGAACTCGTCACCTCCGACCCCGAACCGAGATCGGTGACCTGGGCTGTCCGGTCCAGCGCGACCGCGGAGGATCTCCCCGACGCGTCATTCGCTGGTCAGCAGGAGACGTACCTGAATGTCGGCGGAATCGACAACATCCTCGATGCGATCCGGGCAGTGTTCGCGTCCCTGTACAACGACCGGGCCATTGCCTACCGGGCTCACCACGGATTCGACAGCGCGGACGTGGCCATCTCTGCAGGCGTGCAACGTATGGTCCGCTCTGACCTCGGTGCATCCGGGGTGATGTTCACTGTCGACACCGAGTCGGGCTTCGACGAGGCCGTTTTCATCACCAGTTCCTACGGCCTGGGTGAGGCAGTCGTCCAGGGGGCTGTGAACCCGGACGAGTTCTTCGTGTCGAAACCGGTGCTGCGCGAGGGACGCCCAGCGATCCTGCGACGTTCCGTCGGCGAGAAGGCCACGGCGATGCGCTACACCGACCGGGTCGATGCCGGTAAGAGCACGGCGTTCGTCCCGGTTCCGGAGTGGGCGCGACGTGAGTTCTCGATCACTGATACCGAGGTCAAAGAGCTCGCGCGCCTCGCCCTGACCATCGAGGAGCACTACGGGCGCCCGATGGACATCGAATGGGCGAAAGACGGCATCGACGGTCACCTTTACATCCTGCAAGCGCGACCGGAGACTGTGGTGTCGCGTGCCACGGGTAACGTGCTCACCCGCTTCACGCTCCAGGGGCCTGGTGAGATCCTCACCGAGGGTCGCGCCATCGGCCAGCGGATCGGTGCGGGAACGACGCGTGTGCTCGACAGCGTGGACGACATGCAGGACTTCCAGGCCGGAGATGTCCTCGTCGCGGACATGACTGATCCTGACTGGGAGCCCATCATGAAGCGAGCTGCGGCCATCGTGACAAATCGTGGTGGCCGCACATGCCACGCCGCGATCATCGCGCGCGAACTCGGAATCCCCGCCGTTGTCGGGACAGGAAACGCCACCACCGTGCTCAATGACGGCACAGATGTGACGGTCAGTTGCGCGGAAGGGGACACCGGTTTCGTGTACGCCGGTATCATCGACTTCGACGAGGAGGTGACAGAACTCGATCACATGCCGCCGACTCCGACTCGCATCATGATGAACGTCGGCACACCCGACCAGGCCTTCGCGTTCTCGCGGCTGCCCCACCATGGTGTAGGGCTTGCCCGGTTGGAGTTCATCATCAACCGTCAAATCGGCATCCACCCGAAGGCGTTGTTGGATCACAAGACCCTGCCTTCTGTTCTCCGGCAGGAGGTCGACGAACGCATCGCGGCCTACCCCTCCCCGAGGGAGTTCTTCATCCGGCGGGTCGCCGAGGGTGTCGCGACCATCGCCGCGGCATTCGCTCCGGAACCCGTGATCGTGCGGCTGTCGGACTTCAAGTCCAACGAGTACGCCAACCTCCTCGGCGGTGAACTCTACGAACCGAAGGAGGAGAACCCGATGCTGGGGTACCGCGGGGCGTCCCGGTACATCTCAGACGACTTCCGCGACTGCTTCGCCATGGAATGCGAAGCCCTGCGGTTCGTTCGTGACGAGATGGGTCTGCGAAACGTGCAGGTGATGGTGCCGTTCGTGCGAACACTCGAGGAGGCTGCTACGGTCACGGACCTTCTCGCAAGCAACGGGCTCCGCCGGGGTGAGAACGACCTGAAGGTCATGATGATGTGCGAGCTGCCTTCGAACGCTGTACTCGCCGATGACTTCCTCGAGTTCTTCGACGGCTTCTCCATCGGATCTAACGACATGACGCAGCTGACGTTGGGGCTGGACCGAGACAGCGGCATCGTCGCTGCATCCTTCGATGAGCGCGACCCCGCCGTGTTGAAGATGCTGTCGCTCGCGATCACGGCGTGCAAGGCTCGGGGCAAGTACGTCGGAGTGTGCGGGCAGGGCCCCAGCGACCACCCCGAGCTCGCCCAATGGCTGGTGGAGCAGGGGGTCGACTCCATGTCCCTCAACCCGGACACGGTGGTGCAAACCTGGTTGAAGATGTCCGACTTGCAGTGGGTCCCCGCCTGA
- a CDS encoding winged helix-turn-helix transcriptional regulator — MPDTNSALPRLTGARDGWVPPTDYCPVSIGARLIADRWTLLIVREMLVGATRFNAIHRALPTMSRTLFATRLRYLVRIGVAEHSSDTGEYHLTAAGVALRPVLEALGAWTLDWRVSPSTDADLNVGALLWQMHLGLQRDRLPSGGIVLAFRFPDQNPGEAWMYADDQGSGACIGTPEREPDLTVIVDLRVLNELWWGKRQCAVAIAEGDVGFRGAEALARAYPTWFRPQSLTA, encoded by the coding sequence ATGCCTGACACAAATAGCGCGCTGCCGCGGTTGACTGGGGCTCGCGATGGCTGGGTGCCTCCGACGGACTACTGCCCCGTCTCCATCGGTGCCCGTCTGATCGCTGACCGTTGGACGCTCCTCATCGTCCGCGAGATGCTTGTAGGAGCGACGCGGTTCAATGCCATTCACCGGGCACTGCCTACGATGTCCCGCACGTTGTTCGCGACGCGACTGCGCTACCTCGTACGAATCGGTGTCGCGGAGCACTCATCGGACACCGGCGAATACCATCTCACGGCGGCCGGCGTTGCCCTGCGTCCGGTTCTCGAAGCGTTGGGTGCGTGGACCCTCGACTGGAGGGTCTCTCCGTCGACGGACGCCGATCTCAATGTCGGCGCGCTTCTGTGGCAGATGCATCTCGGGCTGCAGCGGGACCGTCTTCCCAGCGGAGGTATCGTCCTTGCCTTCCGGTTCCCCGACCAGAACCCGGGCGAAGCGTGGATGTACGCCGACGACCAAGGATCCGGTGCCTGCATCGGAACGCCAGAGAGGGAACCAGATCTGACGGTCATCGTCGACCTGCGCGTGCTCAATGAGCTCTGGTGGGGCAAACGACAGTGCGCGGTGGCTATCGCCGAAGGCGACGTCGGGTTTCGTGGAGCGGAGGCGTTGGCCCGCGCGTACCCCACGTGGTTCCGGCCGCAGAGCCTCACAGCGTGA
- a CDS encoding aminotransferase class III-fold pyridoxal phosphate-dependent enzyme produces MPTDLLTSDASHPHLWRHFSDMGGAAPQVFVEGRGSYLIDESGESYLDALSNLYCVNLGYSYGAEMGRAAFAQYCQLGYHSSWGSTHPRALELADRLAKLAPVGLNHVFFTPSGGESVEAAWKLARAFALANGEDRWKVISRQSAYHGTTLGALSLNGLDHLREQFAPMLVPSIRTSNTRRLFGTGADSVDDGVRELLDELEQQIIENDPSTIAALIVEPVQNHGGMLSAPPSYFAGLRRLCDAYGLLLVADETITAFGRCGVWFASARFGLDPDIIVTAKGLSSAHAVMGAVIASDRVFAPFLRPGSSFLHGNTFGGHPVMAAVALKNLEIMERIDLPGQVRARQTALEKELRSLLDLDVVHDVRGAGYLWAIELVSASADAPHGKRIWGPLDLEKRLHQLGVLTRVAFDDDIAIINVAPPLVAEQTEFDIIVDALRSVLSTVSAQAQERRDQAVSTTM; encoded by the coding sequence ATGCCAACCGATTTGCTGACTAGCGACGCTTCGCACCCACATCTGTGGCGGCATTTCTCCGACATGGGTGGCGCGGCGCCCCAGGTGTTCGTCGAAGGACGGGGCAGCTACCTCATCGACGAGTCAGGCGAGAGCTATCTCGACGCGCTGTCGAACTTGTATTGCGTCAACCTGGGATATTCCTACGGCGCAGAGATGGGCCGTGCGGCCTTCGCTCAGTACTGTCAGCTGGGGTATCACTCGTCATGGGGTTCCACGCACCCGCGGGCGTTGGAGCTCGCGGACCGGTTGGCGAAATTGGCACCGGTTGGCCTGAACCATGTGTTCTTCACCCCGAGCGGTGGGGAATCGGTCGAAGCGGCGTGGAAACTCGCCCGCGCGTTCGCCTTGGCGAACGGCGAGGACCGGTGGAAAGTCATCTCCCGGCAGTCGGCGTATCACGGTACGACGTTGGGTGCGCTCTCGTTGAACGGACTTGACCATCTGAGGGAACAGTTCGCACCGATGCTGGTTCCGAGCATTCGAACGTCGAACACCAGGCGGCTGTTCGGTACCGGCGCGGACTCTGTCGATGACGGCGTGCGTGAGTTGCTCGACGAGCTCGAACAGCAGATCATCGAGAACGATCCGTCCACGATTGCGGCCTTGATCGTTGAGCCAGTGCAGAACCACGGCGGCATGCTCTCTGCCCCGCCGAGCTACTTCGCGGGTCTGCGGAGGCTGTGCGATGCCTACGGCCTGCTGCTGGTGGCGGACGAGACGATCACCGCTTTCGGTCGCTGCGGTGTATGGTTCGCCAGCGCGAGATTCGGACTGGACCCGGACATCATTGTGACAGCGAAAGGGCTGTCCTCTGCGCACGCTGTGATGGGGGCGGTGATCGCCTCAGACCGGGTGTTTGCTCCCTTCCTACGTCCGGGTTCGTCGTTCCTCCACGGGAACACCTTCGGCGGTCATCCGGTGATGGCGGCTGTCGCCCTCAAGAACCTCGAAATCATGGAGCGGATAGACCTCCCCGGCCAGGTTAGGGCACGGCAGACCGCCCTGGAGAAGGAGCTGCGTTCGCTGTTGGATCTCGATGTGGTCCACGATGTGAGAGGCGCCGGGTACTTGTGGGCCATCGAGCTTGTTTCGGCGTCAGCGGACGCCCCGCACGGGAAGCGCATCTGGGGTCCGCTCGACCTTGAGAAGAGATTGCATCAGTTGGGCGTGCTCACTCGGGTAGCGTTCGACGACGACATCGCGATTATCAACGTTGCCCCGCCGCTCGTGGCGGAGCAGACTGAATTTGACATCATCGTCGATGCCTTGCGGTCTGTTCTCAGCACCGTGAGCGCGCAAGCTCAGGAACGGCGCGACCAAGCGGTCTCTACGACGATGTAG
- a CDS encoding helix-turn-helix domain-containing protein, protein MSSDRKDVLAERRAAVLSQLVLLFAQGRDPVELAEDAVQLVARATDTKAVFVYLWDEEDERLVLRVATQVPQQTGIDEIRLRLGEGIAGWAAMRQESVIINRAPAEDPRFVPFASIEEEEFHSVLAAPIADESNNLRGVFALYSTEESAFGEDELAIAVEVGRLLATGLVRAETVNDLNHQSAIAHFLLDFPTASRTSLVPALDFAAQRVLELIDGQVCMLEYMSRRENAATPIMFASRTDTGQRVWSTHSRSAAQSSIDQHCGGLEHMSVALGVGASRGILTCYRPARFRSRDVERLSALAMQLGVLLEAVDLNSVGSSLATRLRFTQDDREAASILGELGLDGPVCPILVRVHSVQSDWETASRALKDALSVAAGNRAVVLLHSTWGLVLADAPGGRLAPELSSHVFQATQRLAEGAGLRASIGVGSVTSTPDDIRQAIDNARSALEWAGVYGQISPVSLAIYQDVRGMLPLSDVVRELAPTVVSLVGMLEPLVQYDIKQGTQLVKTLAVLAGWGGSVQETAKELLIHRNTLRQRMQRIEHVLGIVLGPGTAWSPLALAARVASARVSSSVAAQ, encoded by the coding sequence TTGTCATCGGATCGTAAGGATGTTCTCGCAGAGCGCCGCGCAGCGGTTCTCTCGCAGCTCGTGCTGCTGTTCGCTCAGGGTCGTGATCCCGTCGAGCTTGCCGAGGACGCGGTGCAGCTGGTTGCGCGCGCCACCGACACGAAAGCCGTGTTCGTGTACTTGTGGGATGAGGAAGACGAACGCCTCGTTCTCCGGGTGGCGACCCAAGTCCCGCAACAGACGGGAATAGATGAGATCCGGTTGCGTCTCGGCGAAGGAATCGCGGGATGGGCGGCGATGCGTCAGGAGTCCGTCATCATCAACCGCGCGCCCGCCGAGGACCCCCGATTCGTCCCGTTCGCAAGCATCGAGGAGGAGGAGTTCCACTCGGTGCTCGCCGCGCCTATTGCGGACGAGTCGAACAATCTTCGCGGTGTGTTCGCCTTGTACTCCACAGAGGAGAGCGCCTTCGGTGAGGATGAGTTGGCCATCGCCGTTGAGGTCGGCCGCCTACTAGCCACGGGCCTCGTGCGCGCTGAGACCGTGAACGACCTCAACCATCAGTCCGCAATCGCGCACTTCCTGCTGGATTTTCCGACCGCTTCCCGGACGTCCTTGGTTCCCGCCTTGGACTTCGCCGCGCAACGTGTGCTGGAGCTCATCGACGGGCAGGTGTGCATGCTCGAGTACATGAGCAGACGTGAAAACGCCGCGACCCCGATCATGTTCGCGTCGCGAACTGACACAGGTCAACGTGTATGGTCGACGCACTCCCGTTCCGCTGCTCAAAGCAGCATCGACCAGCACTGCGGGGGCCTCGAGCACATGTCTGTCGCGCTCGGTGTCGGCGCCTCTCGTGGCATCCTCACCTGCTACCGGCCCGCACGGTTCCGCTCCCGAGACGTCGAGCGGCTGAGCGCGCTCGCCATGCAACTTGGAGTACTTCTCGAAGCTGTCGACCTGAACTCGGTGGGCTCCTCTCTGGCGACCAGGCTGCGGTTCACGCAGGACGATAGGGAAGCGGCCAGCATCCTCGGTGAGCTGGGGTTGGATGGCCCGGTCTGTCCCATTCTTGTCCGTGTGCACAGCGTGCAGAGCGATTGGGAGACAGCCAGCCGGGCGTTGAAGGATGCTCTCAGCGTGGCTGCCGGAAACCGCGCGGTCGTGCTCCTGCACTCCACGTGGGGCTTGGTCCTCGCCGATGCGCCCGGAGGCCGGCTGGCACCTGAGTTGAGCTCGCACGTGTTCCAGGCCACCCAGCGACTCGCTGAAGGGGCGGGGCTGCGAGCCTCGATTGGCGTCGGTTCGGTCACTTCCACCCCTGACGACATCCGTCAAGCAATCGACAATGCCCGGAGCGCTCTGGAATGGGCCGGCGTGTACGGCCAGATATCTCCGGTGTCTTTGGCGATATATCAGGATGTCCGCGGCATGCTGCCGTTGAGTGATGTCGTCCGGGAGCTGGCTCCTACCGTCGTGTCGCTCGTCGGCATGCTCGAGCCTTTGGTTCAGTACGACATCAAGCAGGGAACGCAGCTCGTGAAGACTCTAGCTGTTCTCGCGGGATGGGGTGGTTCTGTGCAAGAGACCGCGAAGGAGCTGCTCATCCACCGCAACACGTTGCGGCAGCGGATGCAGCGTATCGAGCATGTGCTCGGCATCGTGCTGGGTCCCGGCACCGCGTGGTCGCCCCTGGCGCTCGCGGCTCGGGTTGCGAGCGCCAGGGTGAGCAGTTCAGTCGCGGCTCAGTAG